The Kineococcus mangrovi genome includes a window with the following:
- a CDS encoding SDR family NAD(P)-dependent oxidoreductase — protein MTTTFITGANKSLGYETARRLLEAGHTVLIGARDPERGRVAAEALGARFVQIDVTDDASVASAAADVAAHEGTIDVLVNNAGISGPTTPAEDLTAADAQAVYETNVVGPLRVTNAFLPLLRTSQNPVVVNVSSGLGSFAATHDPDRVESSVVAPLYTSSKSALTMLTLQFAKALPDVKFNAVDPGYTATDFNGRSGTQTVTEGTDAIVELASIGPDGPTGQFRDRNGAVPW, from the coding sequence ATGACCACCACGTTCATCACCGGAGCCAACAAGTCGCTCGGCTACGAGACCGCGCGGCGGCTCCTCGAAGCCGGCCACACCGTCCTGATCGGCGCGCGCGACCCCGAGCGCGGCCGGGTCGCCGCCGAGGCGCTCGGCGCCCGGTTCGTCCAGATCGACGTCACCGACGACGCGTCCGTCGCCTCCGCGGCGGCCGACGTCGCCGCGCACGAGGGCACGATCGACGTCCTGGTCAACAACGCCGGGATCTCCGGCCCGACCACGCCGGCCGAGGACCTGACCGCCGCCGACGCGCAGGCCGTCTACGAGACGAACGTCGTCGGACCGCTGCGCGTGACGAACGCGTTCCTGCCGCTGCTGCGGACCTCGCAGAACCCCGTCGTCGTCAACGTCTCCAGCGGGCTCGGGTCCTTCGCCGCCACCCACGACCCCGACCGCGTGGAGTCGAGCGTGGTCGCCCCGCTCTACACGTCCTCGAAGTCGGCGCTGACGATGCTCACGCTGCAGTTCGCCAAGGCGTTGCCGGACGTGAAGTTCAACGCCGTCGACCCCGGGTACACGGCGACCGACTTCAACGGGCGCAGCGGCACGCAGACCGTGACGGAGGGGACGGACGCGATCGTCGAACTCGCCTCCATCGGCCCGGACGGCCCGACGGGTCAGTTCCGCG
- the xylB gene encoding xylulokinase produces the protein MTSEGAGVVAGIDSSTQSCKVVVRDAATGELLRSGRAAHPDGTEVDPAHWWRALETAVADAGGLDDVDALAVGAQQHGAVLLDEAGEVVRPALLWNDGRSAAAAADLTAELGGPGAWAEQVGSVLVASLTITKLRWIAEHEPDAVGRTAAVCLPHDWLTHRLAGGGAARLVTDRGDASGTGYFSPADGTYRTDLLERAFGAVPSLPDVLGPAQAAGDSASALSRGARLGPGTGDNMAAALGVGAQVGDVVVSIGTSGVVSVVSEAPTHDPSGLVAGFADATGRYLPLVCTLNAARVLDAAARVLGVDHAELSRLALSAPAGSGGLVLVPYLEGERTPVRPDATGALHGLTLATSTPAHLARATVEGLLCGLADGLDALEAQGCAIGRVVLVGGGARSEAVRVLAPAVLGRPVVVPAPGEYVADGAARQAAWVLAGGDAPPEWTLGPAETFEADPTPAVRERYAQVRDLTATQR, from the coding sequence ATGACCAGCGAAGGTGCGGGTGTGGTGGCCGGGATCGACTCCTCGACCCAGTCGTGCAAGGTCGTCGTGCGGGACGCGGCGACGGGGGAGCTGCTGCGGTCCGGGCGTGCCGCCCACCCGGACGGGACCGAGGTCGACCCCGCGCACTGGTGGCGGGCGCTCGAGACCGCCGTCGCCGACGCCGGTGGCCTCGACGACGTGGACGCGCTGGCGGTCGGGGCCCAGCAGCACGGCGCCGTCCTGCTCGACGAGGCCGGTGAGGTCGTCCGGCCGGCCCTGCTGTGGAACGACGGGAGGTCCGCGGCCGCGGCCGCGGACCTCACCGCCGAGCTGGGCGGACCGGGCGCGTGGGCCGAGCAGGTCGGCAGCGTCCTCGTCGCGTCCCTGACGATCACGAAGCTGCGGTGGATCGCCGAGCACGAACCGGACGCCGTCGGCCGCACCGCCGCGGTCTGCCTCCCGCACGACTGGCTGACGCACCGCCTCGCCGGCGGGGGCGCCGCGCGCCTGGTCACCGACCGCGGCGACGCCAGCGGGACGGGCTACTTCTCCCCGGCCGACGGCACCTACCGGACGGACCTGCTGGAGCGCGCGTTCGGCGCGGTGCCGTCCCTGCCGGACGTCCTGGGGCCGGCGCAGGCCGCCGGTGACAGCGCTTCGGCCCTGTCCCGCGGGGCGCGCCTGGGGCCGGGGACCGGGGACAACATGGCCGCCGCGCTCGGGGTCGGCGCGCAGGTCGGCGACGTCGTCGTGTCCATCGGGACCTCGGGGGTCGTCAGCGTCGTCAGCGAGGCCCCGACGCACGACCCCAGCGGGCTCGTCGCCGGCTTCGCCGACGCGACCGGCCGCTACCTGCCGCTCGTCTGCACCCTCAACGCGGCGCGCGTCCTCGACGCGGCGGCGCGGGTGCTCGGGGTGGACCACGCCGAGCTGTCCCGCCTCGCCCTGTCGGCACCCGCCGGCAGCGGCGGGCTCGTCCTCGTGCCGTACCTGGAGGGCGAACGCACCCCCGTCCGGCCCGACGCCACGGGCGCGCTGCACGGGCTCACGCTGGCGACGTCGACGCCCGCCCACCTCGCCCGCGCGACCGTGGAGGGGCTGCTGTGCGGGCTCGCGGACGGTCTGGACGCCCTGGAGGCGCAGGGCTGCGCGATCGGCCGGGTGGTCCTCGTCGGCGGCGGGGCGCGCTCGGAGGCCGTGCGCGTCCTGGCCCCGGCCGTCCTGGGCCGTCCGGTCGTCGTGCCCGCCCCCGGGGAGTACGTCGCCGACGGCGCGGCCCGGCAGGCGGCGTGGGTGCTCGCCGGGGGGGACGCGCCGCCGGAGTGGACGCTGGGTCCGGCGGAGACCTTCGAGGCCGACCCGACGCCGGCCGTGCGGGAGCGCTACGCGCAGGTGCGCGACCTCACCGCGACGCAGCGGTGA
- a CDS encoding DUF3073 domain-containing protein, giving the protein MGRGRQKAKQTKVARELKYFSPDTDYNALQRELHGPDPYRQTGRDTAPEAPESDVEDDDSDDNPENWSKYTATDDYDDWTSKRRA; this is encoded by the coding sequence ATGGGGCGCGGCCGTCAGAAGGCCAAGCAGACGAAGGTCGCTCGGGAGCTGAAGTACTTCAGTCCCGACACCGACTACAACGCTCTGCAACGTGAGCTTCACGGGCCCGACCCGTACCGCCAGACGGGGCGCGACACCGCCCCCGAGGCGCCGGAGTCTGACGTGGAAGACGACGACTCGGACGACAACCCCGAGAACTGGTCGAAGTACACCGCCACGGACGACTACGACGACTGGACGTCCAAGCGCCGGGCTTGA
- the purM gene encoding phosphoribosylformylglycinamidine cyclo-ligase has translation MSGTTYASAGVDVVAGDRAVELMKASVARTQGPQVVGGFGGFAGLYDVSAVKDYRRPLLATSTDGVGTKVAVAQALDVHDTIGADLVGMVVDDVVVCGAAPLFMTDYIACGRVVPERMAAIVAGIARACEEAGVALVGGETAEHPGLLGADEYDVAGAVTGVVEADELLGAEKVRAGDVLVAMASSGLHSNGYSLVRRVVADAGWAYDRHVEEFGRTLGEELLVPTRIYAQPALATLATGGVHAMSHVTGGGLAANLARCLPADVTAEVDRSTWTPGAVFSVVRDLGRVPTDDLERTLNLGVGMIAVVSAEQAQAVVDTVEQAGIPAWVCGEVRQRTAEDGASNGKGIAGGVTVLRGSHQGW, from the coding sequence GTGAGTGGAACGACCTACGCCTCCGCGGGCGTCGACGTCGTCGCGGGCGACCGCGCCGTCGAGCTCATGAAGGCGTCCGTCGCCCGCACGCAGGGCCCGCAGGTCGTCGGCGGGTTCGGCGGGTTCGCCGGGCTCTACGACGTGTCCGCGGTGAAGGACTACCGCCGGCCGCTGCTCGCGACGAGCACCGACGGCGTCGGGACGAAGGTCGCCGTCGCCCAGGCGCTCGACGTGCACGACACCATCGGCGCCGACCTCGTCGGGATGGTCGTCGACGACGTCGTCGTCTGCGGCGCGGCGCCGCTGTTCATGACGGACTACATCGCCTGCGGCCGCGTCGTGCCCGAGCGGATGGCCGCGATCGTCGCGGGCATCGCGCGCGCCTGCGAGGAGGCCGGGGTCGCCCTCGTCGGCGGCGAGACCGCCGAGCACCCGGGGCTGCTGGGCGCGGACGAGTACGACGTGGCCGGTGCCGTCACGGGGGTCGTCGAGGCCGACGAGCTGCTCGGCGCCGAGAAGGTCCGCGCCGGGGACGTGCTCGTGGCGATGGCCTCCTCCGGGCTGCACTCCAACGGCTACTCCCTCGTGCGGCGCGTCGTCGCCGACGCCGGCTGGGCCTACGACCGGCACGTGGAGGAGTTCGGCCGCACCCTGGGCGAGGAGCTGCTGGTCCCGACCCGCATCTACGCCCAGCCCGCGCTCGCGACGCTGGCCACCGGCGGGGTGCACGCCATGAGCCACGTCACCGGCGGCGGTCTGGCCGCGAACCTGGCGCGCTGCCTGCCCGCCGACGTGACCGCCGAGGTCGACCGCTCGACGTGGACCCCGGGCGCGGTGTTCTCGGTCGTCCGCGACCTCGGGCGGGTGCCGACCGACGACCTGGAGCGCACCCTGAACCTGGGGGTGGGCATGATCGCCGTGGTGTCCGCCGAGCAGGCGCAGGCCGTCGTCGACACCGTCGAGCAGGCCGGCATCCCGGCGTGGGTGTGCGGTGAGGTCCGGCAGCGGACCGCGGAGGACGGCGCGAGCAACGGCAAGGGGATCGCAGGAGGCGTGACGGTCCTCCGGGGTTCCCACCAGGGCTGGTGA
- the purF gene encoding amidophosphoribosyltransferase, translating to MARGDGRLNHDLLPGEKGPQDACGVFGVWAPGEEVSKLTFYGLYALQHRGQEAAGIAVSNGEQILVFKDTGLVSQVFDESALESLQGHIAVGHARYSTTGGGGWQNAQPTLGDTAGGTVALAHNGNLTNQFALRDMLAERYPSAPQPPLRGRPSPSEIARGNTTDTAILTALFAGDPDHTLEATAAEVLPHVQGAFSLVFMDEHTLYAARDPQGIRPLVLGRLDRGWVVASETPALDICGASFVREIEPGELIAIDADGLRSTRFAEAAPKGCVFEYVYLARPDTSINGKVVQESRVEMGRVLAREHPVEADLVIPTPESGTPAAIGYAEESGIPYGQGMVKNSYVGRTFIQPSQTIRQLGIRLKLNPLKHVVAGKRLVVVDDSIVRGNTQRALIRMLREAGAAEIHVRISSPPVKWPCFYGIDFATRAELIANGLSVEDIAQSIGADSLGYISAEGMIAASEQPADRLCSACFTGEYPVPLNDLDRLGERSMDKPRLPITAVTRHQHDVPEGAQQ from the coding sequence GTGGCCCGCGGTGACGGACGTCTGAACCACGACCTGCTCCCCGGCGAGAAGGGACCCCAGGACGCGTGCGGCGTCTTCGGGGTCTGGGCGCCGGGCGAGGAAGTCTCCAAGCTCACCTTCTACGGCCTCTACGCCCTGCAGCACCGGGGCCAGGAGGCGGCCGGCATCGCCGTGAGCAACGGCGAGCAGATCCTCGTCTTCAAGGACACCGGGCTGGTGTCCCAGGTCTTCGACGAGTCGGCGCTGGAGTCCCTGCAGGGGCACATCGCCGTCGGGCACGCCCGCTACTCCACGACCGGTGGCGGCGGCTGGCAGAACGCGCAGCCCACGCTCGGCGACACCGCCGGCGGCACGGTCGCGCTCGCCCACAACGGCAACCTGACGAACCAGTTCGCGCTGCGGGACATGCTCGCCGAGCGCTACCCCAGCGCCCCGCAGCCGCCGCTGCGCGGTCGCCCCTCGCCCAGCGAGATCGCCCGCGGGAACACCACGGACACCGCGATCCTCACGGCCCTCTTCGCCGGCGACCCCGACCACACCCTCGAGGCGACGGCCGCCGAGGTCCTGCCGCACGTGCAGGGCGCGTTCTCCCTCGTCTTCATGGACGAGCACACCCTCTACGCCGCCCGCGACCCGCAGGGCATCCGCCCGCTCGTCCTGGGCCGGCTGGACCGCGGCTGGGTCGTCGCCTCCGAGACGCCCGCGCTCGACATCTGCGGGGCGAGCTTCGTCCGCGAGATCGAGCCCGGCGAACTCATCGCGATCGACGCGGACGGTCTGCGCAGCACCCGCTTCGCGGAGGCCGCGCCCAAGGGCTGCGTCTTCGAGTACGTCTACCTGGCCCGCCCGGACACCTCCATCAACGGCAAGGTCGTCCAGGAGTCGCGCGTGGAGATGGGCAGGGTCCTGGCCCGCGAGCACCCCGTCGAGGCCGACCTGGTCATCCCCACCCCGGAGTCCGGCACGCCCGCGGCCATCGGCTACGCCGAGGAGTCCGGCATCCCCTACGGCCAGGGGATGGTGAAGAACTCCTACGTGGGCCGGACGTTCATCCAGCCCAGCCAGACGATCCGCCAGCTCGGCATCCGGCTCAAGCTCAACCCGCTCAAGCACGTCGTCGCGGGCAAGCGGCTCGTCGTCGTCGACGACTCGATCGTGCGCGGCAACACCCAGCGCGCCCTCATCCGGATGCTGCGCGAGGCCGGTGCCGCCGAGATCCACGTCCGGATCTCCTCCCCGCCCGTGAAGTGGCCGTGCTTCTACGGCATCGACTTCGCCACCCGCGCCGAGCTCATCGCCAACGGCCTGAGCGTCGAGGACATCGCCCAGAGCATCGGCGCGGACTCCCTGGGCTACATCTCGGCCGAGGGCATGATCGCCGCGTCCGAGCAGCCCGCCGACCGGTTGTGCTCGGCGTGCTTCACGGGGGAGTACCCCGTTCCGCTCAACGACCTCGACCGGCTCGGTGAGCGCTCGATGGACAAGCCGCGCCTCCCGATCACCGCCGTCACCCGGCACCAGCACGACGTCCCCGAGGGAGCCCAGCAGTGA
- a CDS encoding sterol carrier family protein: protein MPPRRRTDPAEGLAAVREVTRVLDGGGKPPRPLLATAVRYGLEELAARYPGGSVEVRVPPFAAVQVVAGPRHTRGTPPAVVEMDGPTWIALATGRLSFAEARAGGRVQASGQRTDLGELLPLVPPEPA, encoded by the coding sequence GTGCCCCCGCGTCGACGCACCGATCCCGCCGAGGGCCTGGCCGCCGTCCGGGAGGTGACCCGGGTCCTCGACGGGGGCGGGAAGCCGCCGCGTCCCCTCCTCGCGACCGCCGTCCGGTACGGGCTGGAGGAACTGGCGGCCCGCTACCCGGGCGGCAGCGTCGAGGTGCGGGTGCCCCCGTTCGCGGCCGTCCAGGTCGTCGCGGGCCCCCGGCACACCCGCGGCACCCCGCCGGCGGTCGTCGAGATGGACGGGCCCACCTGGATCGCGCTGGCCACCGGGCGGCTGAGCTTCGCCGAGGCCCGCGCCGGCGGACGGGTCCAGGCCAGCGGCCAGCGGACCGACCTGGGTGAGCTGCTGCCCCTCGTGCCGCCGGAGCCCGCCTGA
- a CDS encoding MFS transporter, protein MTTTASTTAPRHVPSPRRHGAGFLLVAAAFTTAMAFATVPTPLWALYRERDGLPTVVVTVAFAVYAAGVAVSLFAVGHLSDHLGRRRVLVPALALEAVAALLLALTPDVVVLVVARVLTGLAVGALTPTATAWLAELHGRSASTRPGTAAVVATAANLGGLGLGSLLAGFLVGHLGDPLRVPHLLFLGLLVVLTVAVRTVPETVPADVRAEHRPYRAQRVAVPPQARGRYLAAALAAFGLFAVLGLFSALAPSVLSTLGHAGPVPGGATASAVFAAAAVSQVLLTHLHPDHQLRLGLVLTATGVVVLGAGVLAGSVALFVGGGVVAGAGVGALLKGALATAVALAPAGARGEATAGVFLAGYLGMAVPALAVGVSSSAGVAFAVSVPVLAGVVLALLGAVALALRATGRVRA, encoded by the coding sequence GTGACCACCACCGCGAGCACGACCGCACCCCGGCACGTCCCGTCCCCGCGCCGGCACGGCGCGGGCTTCCTCCTCGTCGCCGCCGCCTTCACGACGGCCATGGCCTTCGCCACCGTCCCCACCCCGCTGTGGGCGCTGTACCGCGAGCGCGACGGGCTGCCGACCGTCGTGGTCACCGTCGCCTTCGCCGTCTACGCGGCCGGTGTCGCGGTCAGCCTGTTCGCCGTCGGGCACCTGTCCGACCACCTCGGCCGGCGCCGCGTCCTCGTGCCGGCGCTCGCGCTCGAAGCGGTCGCGGCCCTGCTCCTGGCCCTGACCCCGGACGTCGTCGTGCTCGTCGTGGCCCGCGTCCTGACTGGTCTCGCGGTCGGCGCGCTCACCCCGACCGCGACGGCCTGGCTCGCCGAGCTGCACGGCCGGAGCGCCTCGACGCGTCCGGGGACGGCCGCGGTCGTCGCCACGGCCGCCAACCTCGGCGGCCTCGGGCTCGGCTCCCTGCTCGCGGGGTTCCTCGTCGGGCACCTCGGCGACCCGCTGCGCGTCCCGCACCTGCTCTTCCTCGGTCTGCTCGTCGTCCTGACCGTCGCCGTGCGGACCGTTCCGGAGACCGTGCCCGCCGACGTCCGCGCCGAGCACCGGCCCTACCGCGCCCAGCGCGTCGCCGTCCCGCCGCAGGCCCGCGGTCGCTACCTCGCCGCCGCCCTCGCCGCCTTCGGGCTGTTCGCCGTCCTGGGCCTGTTCAGCGCGCTGGCGCCGTCGGTCCTGTCCACCCTCGGGCACGCCGGTCCCGTCCCCGGCGGGGCGACGGCCTCCGCCGTCTTCGCGGCCGCCGCGGTCAGCCAGGTCCTCCTGACCCACCTGCACCCCGACCACCAGCTCCGGCTCGGCCTCGTCCTCACCGCGACGGGGGTCGTCGTCCTGGGCGCGGGGGTCCTCGCCGGCTCCGTCGCGCTGTTCGTCGGCGGCGGTGTCGTCGCCGGCGCCGGGGTGGGGGCCCTGCTCAAGGGGGCCCTCGCGACGGCCGTCGCCCTGGCCCCGGCCGGAGCGCGCGGGGAGGCCACGGCCGGGGTGTTCCTGGCCGGCTACCTCGGGATGGCCGTCCCGGCGCTCGCGGTCGGGGTCAGCTCGAGCGCCGGGGTCGCGTTCGCCGTCTCGGTGCCCGTCCTGGCCGGGGTCGTGCTCGCCCTCCTCGGTGCGGTGGCGCTCGCGCTGCGCGCCACCGGACGGGTGCGAGCATGA
- a CDS encoding LysR family transcriptional regulator: MDLTQLETFLAVAEAGTISAAGRRSGSAQSTVSTVLRALEDDLGVTLFTRTSRRAVLTDAGRALLPEARRLLAGAAEARTVVREAEAGPAGPLTVGVVTTMHPVDLPSLLSTFTTAHPRVSVSMRVVADGSRGLLRGLVDGELDVAFLSWPFRPPASVELRPLVRAPFRLLVPPAHPAPADRPVALADLAGERWVDGPPGFGNRLLVDAAFDRVGARRTVAVEVPDVSTFGSYVAAGLGIAFVPGTVPVPPGVRELVLTEPPPQWSLALATRRATPERPVRRAVDAFVAQVRLSARGRRPPP; the protein is encoded by the coding sequence GTGGACCTGACGCAGCTGGAGACGTTCCTCGCCGTCGCCGAGGCGGGGACCATCAGCGCGGCGGGGCGGCGGTCGGGGTCGGCGCAGTCGACCGTCAGCACCGTCCTGCGCGCGCTGGAGGACGACCTCGGGGTCACCCTGTTCACCCGCACGTCGCGGCGGGCCGTGCTGACCGACGCCGGGCGGGCGCTGCTGCCGGAGGCGCGTCGGCTGCTGGCGGGGGCGGCGGAGGCGCGGACGGTGGTCCGGGAGGCCGAGGCGGGACCCGCCGGCCCGCTGACGGTCGGCGTCGTCACGACGATGCACCCCGTCGACCTGCCCTCGCTGCTGAGCACGTTCACCACGGCCCACCCGCGGGTGTCGGTGTCGATGCGCGTGGTGGCGGACGGGTCGCGGGGGTTGCTGCGCGGGCTCGTCGACGGCGAGCTGGACGTCGCGTTCCTGTCCTGGCCGTTCCGGCCACCGGCCAGCGTCGAGCTGCGACCCCTCGTGCGGGCCCCGTTCCGGCTGCTCGTGCCGCCCGCCCACCCGGCGCCGGCGGACCGGCCGGTGGCGCTCGCGGACCTGGCCGGGGAGCGCTGGGTGGACGGCCCGCCGGGGTTCGGCAACCGGCTGCTCGTCGACGCGGCCTTCGACCGCGTCGGGGCACGGCGGACGGTCGCGGTGGAGGTGCCGGACGTCTCGACGTTCGGCAGCTACGTGGCGGCGGGGCTGGGGATCGCGTTCGTCCCCGGGACGGTGCCCGTGCCGCCGGGGGTGCGGGAGCTGGTGCTGACCGAACCACCCCCGCAGTGGTCGCTCGCGCTCGCGACGCGGCGCGCCACCCCGGAGCGGCCGGTGCGCCGCGCCGTCGACGCGTTCGTGGCGCAGGTGCGGCTCAGCGCCCGGGGGCGCCGGCCCCCGCCGTGA
- the gcvT gene encoding glycine cleavage system aminomethyltransferase GcvT, whose translation MSTSTTSETTPAASPLAAAHAELGASFTDFAGWSMPLRYASDLAEHKAVRSSAGLFDLSHMGEIRVTGPEAARALDAALVGRPSTMAVGRAAYGMVVDHDGGIVDDLVTYRLGEEEFLVVANAANVEPVVVALADRVRPFEAHVADETARWGLVAVQGPASVAIVAPLLDPSAGVDLATLRYYRSVGAVLAGVEVLLARTGYTGEDGFEVFVPVERTRRVWDALLAATREHGGVPAGLACRDTLRLEAGMPLYGHELSRDVTPFAAGLGRVVVLDKEPGAVGLAALQRSAQEPLARVLVGLRGEGRRAPRAGYAVVAAGRGVGEVTSGALSPTLGHPVAMAYVDAELAEPGTRLGVDVRGTELPVEVVALPFYRRER comes from the coding sequence GTGAGCACGAGCACCACCTCCGAGACCACGCCCGCCGCGAGCCCGCTGGCGGCCGCGCACGCCGAGCTGGGCGCGTCCTTCACCGACTTCGCCGGCTGGTCGATGCCGCTGCGCTACGCCTCCGACCTCGCCGAGCACAAGGCCGTGCGCTCCAGCGCCGGGCTCTTCGACCTCTCGCACATGGGCGAGATCCGCGTCACCGGCCCCGAGGCCGCCCGCGCGCTGGACGCCGCCCTCGTGGGCCGCCCCTCGACGATGGCGGTCGGCCGGGCCGCCTACGGGATGGTCGTCGACCACGACGGCGGCATCGTCGACGACCTCGTGACGTACCGCCTCGGCGAGGAGGAGTTCCTCGTCGTGGCCAACGCCGCCAACGTCGAGCCCGTCGTCGTCGCCCTGGCCGACCGGGTCCGCCCCTTCGAGGCCCACGTCGCGGACGAGACGGCCCGCTGGGGCCTGGTCGCGGTGCAGGGACCGGCGTCGGTGGCGATCGTCGCCCCGCTCCTGGACCCCTCGGCGGGCGTCGACCTGGCGACGCTGCGCTACTACCGCTCGGTCGGCGCCGTGCTGGCCGGCGTCGAGGTCCTGCTGGCGCGCACCGGCTACACCGGGGAGGACGGCTTCGAGGTGTTCGTCCCCGTCGAGCGCACCCGCCGGGTGTGGGACGCCCTGCTCGCCGCGACCCGTGAGCACGGGGGGGTCCCGGCCGGGCTGGCCTGCCGCGACACCCTGCGCCTGGAGGCCGGGATGCCCCTCTACGGGCACGAGCTCAGCCGGGACGTCACCCCCTTCGCGGCCGGGCTGGGTCGCGTCGTCGTCCTCGACAAGGAGCCCGGCGCGGTGGGCCTGGCGGCGTTGCAGCGGTCGGCGCAGGAGCCGCTCGCGCGGGTCCTGGTGGGGCTGCGCGGCGAGGGCCGCCGGGCGCCCCGGGCGGGGTACGCCGTCGTCGCGGCCGGCCGGGGGGTCGGGGAGGTGACCAGCGGCGCCCTCTCGCCCACCCTCGGGCACCCCGTCGCCATGGCGTACGTCGACGCCGAGCTGGCCGAGCCCGGCACGCGCCTGGGTGTGGACGTGCGGGGGACCGAGCTGCCGGTCGAGGTGGTCGCCCTGCCGTTCTACCGCCGGGAGCGGTGA
- a CDS encoding TIM barrel protein, with protein sequence MARPITIGTAPDSWGVWFADDERQTPASRFLDEVVEAGYEWIELGPYGYLPTDPAELSDELEERRLKVSAGTIFAALHRPDHYDEAWAQVEQVAKLTQALGGTHLVVIPGQWRSDTTGEQIEPRELDAQGWARLAAGMDRLGRDVRDGYGLQVAVHSHADTHIDTHAEVDRFLQITDPDVVKLCLDTGHVAYSGGDSLKIIADHPDRIAYVHLKQVDPAVVARVKAQDLPFGEAVALGVMVEPPRGVPAMPPVLTALEGLGRDLFAIVEQDMYPLASFDTPLPVATRTLTYLNSCR encoded by the coding sequence ATGGCCCGACCCATCACCATCGGCACCGCCCCCGACTCCTGGGGCGTCTGGTTCGCAGACGACGAACGGCAGACCCCCGCGTCCCGGTTCCTCGACGAGGTCGTCGAGGCCGGGTACGAGTGGATCGAGCTCGGCCCGTACGGGTACCTGCCGACCGACCCGGCGGAACTGTCCGACGAGCTCGAGGAGCGGCGCCTGAAGGTCTCCGCCGGCACGATCTTCGCCGCGCTGCACCGCCCCGACCACTACGACGAGGCGTGGGCCCAGGTCGAGCAGGTCGCGAAGCTCACGCAGGCCCTCGGCGGCACGCACCTCGTCGTCATCCCCGGCCAGTGGCGCAGCGACACCACCGGCGAGCAGATCGAACCCCGCGAGCTCGACGCGCAGGGGTGGGCGCGGCTGGCCGCCGGGATGGACCGCCTCGGCCGGGACGTCCGCGACGGGTACGGGCTGCAGGTCGCGGTCCACTCCCACGCCGACACCCACATCGACACCCACGCCGAGGTCGACCGGTTCCTGCAGATCACCGACCCCGACGTCGTCAAGCTGTGCCTCGACACCGGCCACGTCGCCTACTCCGGCGGGGACAGCCTCAAGATCATCGCCGACCACCCGGACCGCATCGCCTACGTCCACCTCAAGCAGGTCGACCCGGCGGTCGTCGCGAGGGTGAAGGCGCAGGACCTGCCCTTCGGCGAGGCCGTCGCCCTCGGCGTCATGGTGGAACCGCCGCGGGGCGTGCCCGCCATGCCCCCCGTCCTCACCGCGCTGGAGGGTCTGGGGCGCGACCTGTTCGCGATCGTCGAGCAGGACATGTACCCGCTGGCCTCGTTCGACACGCCCCTGCCCGTCGCGACCCGCACCCTGACCTACCTGAACTCCTGCCGGTGA